One Edaphobacter flagellatus genomic region harbors:
- the murJ gene encoding murein biosynthesis integral membrane protein MurJ, translating into MSTGNSTNPKQSVVPRRTPFAFLRPSHAHTAASATILLTLSALLSRVIGLIRDQYIAWRFGAGHATDAYNVAFYLPEWINYLLVGGAASITFVTILDRYRAQDNEAEGERALSIILNTMTIVLGMAILLAEIFTPLFTRIYFDPASPEGLLCTRITRILLPAQLFFFSGGVLASVLLVRKQFSFQAIAPLIYNLGIIFGGVLLASRMGIASLGVGALVGAVAGPFLLNAWGAHRAGLRYRPILDLKHPGLREWVRLSLPLMLGVTIITLDNQILGYFAKHGAGDISRLNYAKRLFTAPMAIIGQAAGAASLPFFASLFGQGRREDFNRSVNRSVSRLIGFSLLGSAVMLALALPAVDLIFRRGSFHAADASSTAHYFAIFAVSLALWTAQAIYARAFYAAGETFLPMLAGTIITVITIPIYWGLHQSFGVLGLAWASNFAILVHTATLAILLHRRRLVALNGLDHPELIRAALAAAISFVGTTLLLRFLPSAQTYRDDILALVVGGAAWAALTLATLRITGSHLLQQLRSRI; encoded by the coding sequence GTGTCTACAGGCAATTCCACCAACCCGAAGCAGAGCGTAGTTCCGCGTCGAACCCCGTTCGCTTTTCTGCGACCGTCGCACGCGCACACCGCGGCATCCGCGACCATCCTGCTTACGCTGTCTGCACTGCTTTCTCGCGTTATCGGCCTGATCCGCGACCAGTACATCGCCTGGCGGTTCGGGGCTGGCCATGCCACCGATGCCTACAACGTGGCCTTCTATCTCCCCGAGTGGATCAACTACCTCCTTGTCGGGGGAGCCGCTTCCATTACCTTCGTGACCATTCTCGACCGCTACCGTGCCCAGGACAACGAGGCCGAAGGCGAGCGTGCCCTGTCGATCATCCTGAACACCATGACCATCGTTCTCGGCATGGCTATCCTGCTCGCTGAGATATTCACGCCACTCTTCACCCGTATTTACTTTGACCCGGCATCACCTGAGGGGCTGCTCTGTACCCGTATCACCCGCATTCTTCTCCCCGCACAGCTCTTCTTTTTTTCCGGCGGAGTCCTCGCCTCAGTCCTGCTTGTGCGCAAGCAGTTTTCCTTTCAAGCCATCGCCCCGCTCATCTACAACCTCGGCATCATCTTCGGCGGGGTTCTGCTCGCCAGCCGTATGGGCATTGCCTCGCTCGGCGTCGGTGCCCTTGTCGGAGCCGTCGCTGGCCCCTTTCTCCTCAACGCTTGGGGAGCGCATCGTGCCGGTCTTCGCTATCGCCCCATACTTGATCTCAAACATCCAGGTCTGCGCGAATGGGTTCGCCTCTCGCTGCCTCTCATGCTCGGTGTCACCATCATCACTCTCGACAATCAGATACTCGGCTACTTCGCCAAGCACGGCGCTGGAGACATCTCTCGTCTCAACTACGCTAAGCGCCTCTTCACCGCGCCCATGGCCATCATCGGGCAGGCCGCTGGAGCTGCGTCGCTCCCGTTCTTTGCCTCACTCTTCGGTCAAGGTCGGCGCGAAGACTTCAACCGCTCCGTCAATCGCTCCGTCTCGCGTCTCATCGGTTTCTCGCTGCTCGGCTCTGCCGTCATGCTGGCGCTCGCCCTGCCTGCCGTCGACCTCATCTTTCGTCGCGGCTCATTCCATGCTGCTGATGCGTCGTCCACGGCACATTACTTTGCCATCTTCGCTGTTTCGCTTGCCCTGTGGACTGCGCAAGCCATCTACGCGCGCGCCTTTTACGCCGCAGGGGAAACCTTCCTCCCCATGCTTGCAGGGACGATCATCACGGTCATCACAATCCCCATTTATTGGGGGCTGCATCAAAGCTTCGGCGTTCTCGGACTCGCATGGGCTTCTAACTTCGCTATTCTCGTCCACACGGCAACGCTCGCTATCCTGCTCCACCGCCGCCGTCTGGTAGCACTCAATGGACTCGACCATCCCGAGTTGATCCGTGCTGCGCTCGCCGCAGCCATCAGCTTCGTCGGAACCACCCTGCTGTTGCGTTTTCTTCCTAGCGCTCAGACATATCGCGATGACATCCTCGCCCTCGTCGTCGGCGGAGCCGCGTGGGCCGCGCTTACCCTCGCCACACTCCGCATCACCGGTTCACACCTGTTGCAGCAGCTACGCTCGCGAATCTGA